A window of Nicotiana sylvestris chromosome 8, ASM39365v2, whole genome shotgun sequence genomic DNA:
actaagaattccaaaatactgccatatctgcaccatgtgcatgaattgaaaaggaggttcacaaagatagaattccgacatgtgcctagaatttagaatgagttcgccgatacattagccactttgtcatccatgatacaacatccagataaggaCTATATtaatcccattccggtgaggatccataattagccggcatattgtgctcatgtcgaggaagaagcagatagagagccttggttccatgacatcaaggagtacttatcaaaaggagaatactcggagcatgcaaatcacattcaaaaatgcacactccggagattgtcaaatcacttcttccacaacggaggaaacTTATCCAGAAGAACTCCgaatttgggtttactaaggtgtgtcgacgcaaaagaagcttctaagctacttgaggatgaaTGGTTTTGCTCTGGCCAAGAAAATACttagggcaggttacttttggatgaccatggagacggattgtattcagtatgttcgcaaatgctttcaatgtcaagtgcatgccgacatgataaaattGCCGCCAAGTGAGCTCAATgtaacaagctcaccttggccattcgtcacctgggaatggatgttattggtccgattgaggccactacttcaaacggacaccggtttattctggtagccattgattacttcacaaaatgggtagcagctacatcttacaaagttgtaaccaagaaagttgtcgcAGATTTTTTCAAGGAtagtattgtttgtcgattcggagttcctaagtccattattactgacaatactgccaacctcaatagtgatctgatgaaagctatatgtgaaactttcaaaatcaagcacaagaattccaccggatacagacctcagatgaatagaTCAGGAGCCgtagaagatactaaggaaaatggtagagaatcacaagcagtggcatgagaagttaccatttGCTCTGTTAGGGTACCACACCACAATTCGCATGTCAATCGGGTcaaccccctacatgttggtttatggtatcgaggttgtcatcccagccaaggtagagattccttctttaagggtcatacaggaagctgagctaAGCGATGcaaaatggataaggagccgctatgaacaattggcccttatcgatggaaagaggatgaacatagtatgtcacgaccaactttatcaTAATACAATGTCcatagccttcaacaaaagggtcaaacgaAGACAGTTTGCatcagggcagctggtattgaagaagatcttcccacagcaagatgaagccaaatggagattctctcctaactggcaaggtccgtatatggttcatagagtactaacaggaggagccctcttACTTGTAGAGATGGATGGAGACATCTAGCCAAAactaatcaattcagacgcagtgaagagatactatgcctagatcatttcacattttcttttttgatgtaattgaactacgcttgacctgtttcccatttaagaggggatacgttggcagccttatgggttcggtcatatcataataaaattttcattttccccaagATTAGAAactagggaagaattttgaggagggtcctcaaaattccggggCAAGTCCAGCCAGCGCCATCACATGCTAGGAAGTCAGTAATCAGTCaagaactggggcaaaattttgagaaggattctcaaaatttcgaagaaGAGTCAGCAGGGTCCGCCATCCGGAAATAAttaaaaatcatctaccaaactagggcagaattttgaggaagaccctcaaaattccaacataagagagctacaatgcctttgaaatgtgtcacagtcgctagttcatcaaaaattacttgatatatcaatacgcttcCAAAACAATTCTGTTTTATCAATgaatgcatattttcgaaaaaaatctatttttcatAATAGTCAGGTGCaacctaggggaactcgaagggGACTTAACGGAGCAGATCAAGGTCGgcagacgaagcaagaaccaacctcccttCATAAAACTTaggatttttctttgaatgcaggcacattCGACGTAATGGTAGCATTCACGAAACACGCATGCAAAAAGCAAATTCTCCATCCATCCGGCCATCAGACACTGAATATACCATAGCTAAGATATAATTTACCCTtatcttctattctctctttgcatgagtctcatatctgactccatatttgcatgagtctaatccttgactccacatttgcatgagtctaatccttgactccatattttcatgagtctaatctttgactccGCATTTGCaggagactaagccctgtctccaatcttgcataagtctaatctctgactatatttgcatgagtctaatccttgactccacatttgcatgagtctaatccttgactccatatttgtatgagtctaatccctgactccacatcttgcatgaggttatgctctacctccatatttgcataaggctaagcactgccttctctctacatgagactaagccctgtctccaatcttgcatgagtctaatctctaactccatatttacatgagtctaatccttgacttcatatttgcatgactctaatccttgacttcatatttgcatgagtctaatccctgactccacatcttgcatgaggttaagctctacctccatatttgcataaggctaagcatttccttctctttgcatgaggttaagctctacctcaatatttgcataaggctaagcactgccttctctttgcatgaggttaagctctacctctatatttgcataaggctaagcactaccttctctttgcatgaggttaagttctacctccataCTTGAATAAGGCTTAGCACTGCCttcctctttgcatgagactaagccctgtctctaatcatgcatgagtctaatccctgactccacattgGCATGAATCTAATCCCGGATAATCCTTGCCttcccatttgcataaggctaatccttgcctccccacttgcacggGACTAAGCAATGTCCTTTCTTTGCACAGATATCGTTCTATTTCTACTACTATCTACTTGCTTTTCGATcgagctaagctctgccctccactTCCCAAGACTAAGCCTCGTCTttttacatcatattattgcatatcatgggcggAAACATTGCCAATTTGTCccaaggcatcatagtctaaaggcaccatcctcatagccggaagatacCATGCCAtgacctgaggatctctcaaatttgcatatcattattcaaaggtgtcatggttcggaggcaccattttcatggcccaagaacaccatttcatggcttgcgaatcCTTCACTAaaaaattcatggcccaggacatcatggtctaaggacgtcaccTTTAACCTTCCAAAGACAACCtttatggtccaaagggaatttgcatcatgtttaaatttttgcaaatacaTTTGTAgtatcttttatctgcaggtaaccagtaagaaaccgctatcctagcaggagcaatctcgctccagttccctctgACCGTCCTGAGCCTTAACCGCTCATCATAGCTGCTTCCACATCTCGTGTCCATTCTTGCAGTagtttcatcggcatactccgcaggtgaatccagaattacacatggcctgattcccgTAAAAACAGGGATATGTTGGCAACTTGAAAACCGAAGCTCGGCCTCTGCCTTTCAAAACATCCCGTCTGgtaaaaattggccatcatttctttacccgaaaactctttcatccttcccgggtaaagaggggcagttgttgatacccaatttttccctatatattttaaatatgcataaatacctttaaaatagcatatatatgcatatataagtatgcacaaggttttataatttttcccataattttaagggtttaaattgatttattttctccctttttattcttaaaatccccaataattattttcaaaattatttttatggTAATTTAATcgtttaatttctatacttatgcaagatatggctaatatatttttcatgcatttttataattacatttagtattttaagctaaattgcatataattgcaatgttagctaATTTTAATGTGCAGTTATATTTTATATGCGTGAAATtagtccctatatttttaaaataataattatatattttaaattattttggaaaaataaattattttccaaaaattacctACTATTTAAATTATTGCCAGATTTgtctttcaattttagcctaattctAACCCAATCCCAGCCCAATCCTAatcaaattacccgacccaggcccGAATCACCCCTACCCGAGCCAAAGCCATctcaaatcctggccgttgatctaaaagatcaacgaccctagaccgttcttaccatttttaattcatACAACCCCCCAACCCTAGGCCATTTCCCAAATCCTCCACCTTCAAATGCACTCAcctctctcttctctcaacctaaccctaatcctcTTAAAGTTGcatccttctccggtcatctccagTGACCACCTTTCAACCCTAAACCTCCAATGGCTTCCTCCTCGCCTTGATCatcatctctgaggccttcaagggccctgggccatgccAACTTGTGTCTAGGTTTGCTGTTTTGGTTGTTCATGGCTTCTCCTTACTTGTTACGATCTATGAAGTTCTAAGTAGGTTCTTCTATCTCTAcctgggtttcctttgaaaccctatttTTTGTTTGTATTTCTTAGATCTAGGCCATTTTCAAacactttaagtctgtttctttcCATGTTCTACACTATTCTCAAACTTCTTCTAAAAAATCCTCAACTTTAAAccgttttactttctttaaaattagggtttctcggagtttcttctacacttgttttaactgatttttctttatgtttaaaacTCTTTCCTCGCATATCTTGACTGATTTTATGTTCTTAATGCTTTTTCAACTCGactctgttaaaagccctaatttcttagatCTTCTTTGTTTTGTTCTGTGTGTTGGCATGACTACTTGATTTTTGTTAAGTTTTTGTGGTTACCATGCTCTGAATGAGTTTTCTGCTGAGTCTTTAGCCTACTTGTATCACCTCTGAGTGATTGTTATTCATCTTgatttgttcatctcttgcttctttatGTCGATATGGCTGACCTTTCCTATTTGCTACGTTTGTtcgttcttctctatttatatgttgcaaTATAGAATCATGACCCTCTCTTGATTTGATTCTGGTTTCCTTATTTGATGGTTTGATAGAAAAGTtttcttttaaaccctaaaatccTACCTCATCTATTTAAATTGACTAAGACATTACCTTATTTGTTGTAGTACTTGATTCTTACTGAATCATTCCTTAATTGACCTAGTCCGGATTGACTACTCTATGCTTACTGAACTTTGATTCTTTTCTTATTAATCATGTACTGATTTTATTGCCTTATATGATATTGATTCTTACCTTTCGAATTAACTCCCTTGACTTAAGGAGTACTTGCCTTGATTTCTaactgactgattctgagttccttaattaccatgctactatgattcttaccttattttactacctattttcaactataagtACTCCAGTCTTTGATTAACACAGACACGAACACTTGGTTTCAAAAACTATATCTCTTACTAAAAATCTCTGCTCTTTATTGTGCTATTTGCTactgttagccggctgcaagccaatgCTAACCATATGctctctcttgttctttcattctgcatACTctcctcttc
This region includes:
- the LOC138874985 gene encoding uncharacterized protein, with translation MVENHKQWHEKLPFALLGYHTTIRMSIGSTPYMLVYGIEVVIPAKVEIPSLRVIQEAELSDAKWIRSRYEQLALIDGKRMNIVCHDQLYHNTMSIAFNKRVKRRQFASGQLVLKKIFPQQDEAKWRFSPNWQGPYMVHRVLTGGALLLVEMDGDI